The Raoultibacter phocaeensis genome includes a window with the following:
- a CDS encoding ABC transporter substrate-binding protein, with the protein MNEQDRQTIENLERPARFLSRRSFIGLSGCVVFTALAGGGLLAGCSSEQAKEEPATSESAAEPTEQKPAGDRTVKNLDGSEIVVPAEVTSVAAIFGPSYEKLVAVGAEGRITCDGDFHISGWPWSNVIYKRVNDVPGIPNAHSDLNVEDLVAQGVQVVFCFPNPAQAEAINNAGMVAVPMTSTGAFKDVADTLTLYADVMGDEKAASQAKAYAKYFDEKVAMVKERTANVTERPSVYLAYTDMLHGYGAKSDMVEVIELAGGELASKTLEGSSNIEVTAEQLLEWNPDYIFLDHAGSSGNATAEDAINEALATGDFNSIAAVAENQVVATPTGVFFWDSGIQKILYLVYIAKTIHPDLFEDVDMKELLVDFYQQFFDYSLTDEEAERILNHQDPA; encoded by the coding sequence ATGAACGAACAAGATCGTCAGACTATCGAGAATCTCGAACGACCCGCCCGCTTTTTGTCGCGCCGATCGTTTATCGGTCTGTCGGGGTGCGTGGTGTTCACGGCCCTTGCCGGGGGCGGGTTGTTGGCGGGGTGCTCGTCTGAGCAAGCGAAAGAAGAGCCTGCCACATCCGAGTCGGCTGCCGAACCGACCGAGCAGAAACCTGCCGGCGACCGCACGGTGAAGAACCTCGACGGTAGCGAGATCGTCGTTCCTGCGGAGGTGACGAGCGTTGCGGCTATCTTCGGGCCCTCGTATGAAAAGCTCGTAGCCGTCGGCGCCGAAGGCCGCATCACGTGCGACGGCGATTTCCATATCAGCGGATGGCCGTGGTCGAACGTCATCTACAAGCGCGTCAACGATGTGCCGGGCATTCCGAACGCCCATTCCGACCTCAACGTCGAGGATCTCGTTGCGCAGGGCGTGCAGGTCGTATTCTGCTTCCCGAACCCCGCCCAGGCCGAAGCCATCAACAACGCAGGCATGGTTGCCGTGCCTATGACCTCGACTGGCGCGTTTAAGGATGTGGCCGACACACTCACGCTCTACGCCGACGTGATGGGCGATGAGAAGGCCGCTTCGCAGGCCAAAGCGTACGCGAAGTACTTCGACGAGAAGGTGGCCATGGTCAAGGAGCGTACGGCGAACGTGACCGAGCGTCCGAGTGTGTACCTTGCCTACACCGACATGCTCCACGGCTACGGTGCCAAGTCCGATATGGTAGAGGTCATCGAGCTTGCGGGCGGCGAGCTTGCGAGCAAGACCCTCGAGGGATCGTCCAACATCGAAGTCACCGCCGAGCAGCTGCTCGAATGGAACCCCGACTACATCTTCCTCGACCATGCCGGCTCGTCGGGCAACGCGACGGCGGAGGATGCCATCAACGAGGCGCTCGCTACAGGCGACTTCAATTCCATCGCCGCCGTTGCGGAGAACCAGGTTGTCGCCACGCCGACCGGCGTGTTCTTCTGGGATTCCGGCATCCAGAAGATCCTCTACCTCGTCTACATCGCCAAGACCATCCACCCCGATCTGTTCGAGGACGTCGACATGAAAGAGCTGCTTGTCGATTTCTACCAGCAGTTCTTCGATTACAGCCTAACCGACGAGGAAGCCGAGCGCATCCTCAACCATCAGGATCCCGCGTAA
- a CDS encoding radical SAM protein, which translates to MRDTTERIGAEVAALFDQADSELFAAAHAASERAMRIGEGPASIKASPLILTGDCKTRPVCNHCKWEHFKAESYQAFALDRPLSDIIDHAHHLADLGIERAFTATGWMGYRLPRTYIDAVEAIHDAEPRLALYGLFGALDRQSHFDLASAGLTGMLTSLESPSNEVYRAFRPGGDSLENRIRALEYTCEAGLSVWTGFLVGLGETEDDVAWGIETIAQFEPESISILPFVPFPDTPMADYPAADPLWLARVNAVARIRLARTPYFFSDHDHEFDRLYADRIGINGSYETGVAPHTRS; encoded by the coding sequence ATGCGGGATACAACAGAAAGAATCGGGGCTGAGGTAGCGGCGCTGTTCGATCAAGCAGACAGCGAGCTGTTCGCTGCCGCGCACGCTGCGAGCGAGCGGGCGATGCGCATCGGCGAAGGCCCTGCATCCATAAAGGCTTCGCCGCTCATCCTTACGGGCGACTGCAAAACACGGCCCGTCTGCAATCACTGCAAATGGGAGCATTTCAAAGCGGAATCGTATCAGGCGTTCGCACTCGATCGACCTCTCTCGGACATTATCGACCATGCGCACCATCTTGCCGATCTCGGGATCGAGCGCGCTTTCACGGCGACGGGGTGGATGGGGTACCGGCTTCCGCGTACGTATATCGATGCCGTCGAGGCCATTCACGACGCCGAGCCTCGGCTTGCGCTGTACGGCTTGTTCGGTGCACTCGACCGCCAAAGCCACTTCGACTTGGCATCTGCAGGGCTCACCGGCATGCTCACGAGCCTCGAGTCGCCGAGTAACGAGGTGTACCGTGCGTTCAGGCCGGGCGGAGATTCGCTCGAGAATCGGATCCGGGCGCTCGAATACACCTGCGAAGCGGGGCTATCCGTATGGACCGGGTTTCTCGTAGGGCTCGGGGAGACCGAAGACGATGTGGCCTGGGGCATCGAAACGATCGCGCAATTCGAGCCTGAATCAATCTCCATCTTACCCTTCGTACCCTTTCCCGATACGCCGATGGCTGACTATCCGGCGGCCGATCCGCTGTGGCTTGCCCGCGTGAATGCCGTCGCGCGCATACGGCTCGCGCGCACGCCGTATTTCTTTTCCGACCACGACCACGAGTTCGATCGGTTGTACGCAGATCGGATCGGCATCAACGGGTCCTACGAAACGGGTGTTGCACCGCACACCCGATCGTAA